AACCAACCGCTCACCTCTCGCCCCGCACGTCAGCGATCAACTCACGGAGTGTGCTGGGGTCGACCTGGTCCATGTAGCGAACGGCCACACGCCCGGCGGCATCGATGATGTACGTGGTGGGGACCGCCACGGCCGGCAACGACTCGGAGAAGCCGATGAGCATCTCGCCACCAGGGTCGCTGAGGCTCGGGTAGTTCATGCCGAAGTTCTCGGCGAACGCTCGAGAAGCGGTGGCACTCTCACGGATCGCGATGCCGAGGAACTGCACGCCTTGGCCACTGAACTCCTCGGCCAGGCTGATCAGGTCGGGGGTTTCCTTGCGGCACGGCGGGCACCACGAGCCCCAGATGTTGATGACCAGGACCTGTCCGCTGAACTGACCGCTGTCCATAGTTGCGCCATCGAGGTCCAGGCCCTCGAGAGCCGGGGCCGACCGGCGTTCGGACGGCGCGACGAACGTGATGGACCCGTCCCCCGAGATGTAGCCACCCTCGGTGGCGTCAGTCGCTGTCGAACTCGAGCAGGCTCCGAGCGTCGCGATCAGTGCAAGCGCGAGACTCGCGGCCGTGAGTCGACGGCGGGTACGTCGATCGAGTCGACGGGTGGGCAGGGCACAGCAAGCTGACGGTGTGGACATACGGACTCCGAGGATGGCTGGGACAGGACCGTAGGTCCGTCCTCAGCACCTTCTCGGAGCCTCAATCG
The Aeromicrobium marinum DSM 15272 genome window above contains:
- a CDS encoding TlpA disulfide reductase family protein; this encodes MDSGQFSGQVLVINIWGSWCPPCRKETPDLISLAEEFSGQGVQFLGIAIRESATASRAFAENFGMNYPSLSDPGGEMLIGFSESLPAVAVPTTYIIDAAGRVAVRYMDQVDPSTLRELIADVRGER